One window of the Sulfitobacter sp. HNIBRBA3233 genome contains the following:
- the meaB gene encoding methylmalonyl Co-A mutase-associated GTPase MeaB: MDIAGMAERIAGGERRALARAITLVESGRADHRAQATELLATLDTGRQALRIGLSGTPGVGKSTFIESFGKMLTAQGKRVAVLAVDPSSARSGGSILGDKTRMDELARDPNAFIRPSPSQTHLGGVARRTREAVALCEAAGYDVVLIETVGVGQSETVVAQMSDLFLLLLAPAGGDELQGVKRGIMEMADLIVINKADGDLKATAVRTQADYAGALRLLRKRAQDPDGYPKAMTVSALEDRGLPEVWTALEELAEWRRETGHWDATRAAQARYWFEEAVKAALLAELETPDAQARLKALSQAVAAGDAEPTVAARDFVQQLRGETPQAG; this comes from the coding sequence ATGGACATCGCCGGCATGGCAGAGCGGATCGCGGGGGGCGAACGGCGGGCACTGGCGCGGGCGATCACGCTCGTGGAAAGCGGCCGCGCGGATCATCGCGCGCAGGCGACCGAACTGCTGGCCACGCTCGATACCGGCCGACAGGCCCTGCGCATCGGCCTGTCGGGCACCCCCGGCGTCGGGAAATCCACCTTTATCGAAAGCTTCGGCAAGATGCTGACGGCGCAGGGCAAACGCGTGGCCGTGCTGGCGGTCGATCCGTCTTCGGCGCGCTCGGGCGGGTCGATCCTCGGGGACAAGACGCGGATGGATGAACTGGCACGCGATCCCAACGCCTTCATCCGGCCCAGCCCCAGCCAGACCCACCTGGGCGGGGTCGCGCGGCGCACGCGCGAGGCTGTCGCGCTGTGCGAGGCGGCGGGATATGACGTGGTGCTGATCGAAACCGTGGGTGTCGGACAGTCCGAAACCGTGGTGGCGCAGATGTCGGATCTGTTCCTGCTGCTGCTGGCCCCGGCGGGCGGGGACGAGCTGCAGGGCGTCAAGCGCGGCATCATGGAAATGGCCGACCTGATCGTGATCAACAAGGCGGACGGCGATCTGAAGGCAACGGCGGTGCGCACGCAGGCCGATTATGCCGGGGCTTTGCGGCTGCTGCGCAAGCGCGCGCAGGATCCCGACGGTTATCCCAAGGCGATGACCGTCTCGGCGCTGGAGGATCGCGGCCTGCCCGAGGTCTGGACCGCGCTGGAAGAGCTGGCCGAGTGGCGGCGCGAGACGGGCCACTGGGACGCGACCCGCGCCGCGCAGGCCCGCTACTGGTTCGAAGAAGCGGTCAAGGCGGCGCTGCTGGCCGAGCTGGAAACGCCCGATGCACAGGCGCGGCTGAAGGCCCTGTCGCAGGCCGTTGCTGCCGGAGACGCCGAGCCCACGGTCGCCGCACGCGATTTCGTGCAGCAATTACGCGGTGAAACCCCACAGGCGGGTTGA
- the rpmB gene encoding 50S ribosomal protein L28, which translates to MSRRCELTGKGPMSGNNVSHAKNRTRRRFLPNLNDTTLASEALGRNFKLRISAHALRSVDHRGGLDKFLAKAKDSELSANALKIKKAIEKSGSEADVLS; encoded by the coding sequence ATGTCGCGCCGCTGCGAATTGACCGGAAAAGGCCCGATGTCGGGCAACAATGTCTCCCACGCGAAGAACCGCACACGCCGCCGGTTCCTGCCCAACCTGAACGACACCACGCTGGCGTCCGAAGCGCTGGGCCGCAACTTCAAGCTGCGCATCTCGGCACATGCCCTGCGCAGCGTCGATCACCGCGGTGGTCTGGACAAGTTCCTCGCGAAGGCGAAAGACAGCGAACTGTCCGCCAACGCGCTGAAGATCAAGAAAGCGATCGAAAAGTCGGGTTCCGAAGCGGACGTTCTGTCCTGA
- a CDS encoding copper chaperone PCu(A)C, translating into MQNRNVVVGVVALFGLLAVMMTVVSVKMSPIDRSDAAFELRDPYIRATMPSAQTAAAFLTLINRTGQDDRLVGAQSDIAAKVEFHRHEEDAAGVMRMSRIEGGIDIADGESHLFDRGGDHLMFTGLTAPLEQGATVNVTLTFENAGDVVIEIPVDLDR; encoded by the coding sequence ATGCAGAACAGAAATGTCGTGGTCGGGGTTGTTGCCCTTTTCGGGCTGCTGGCGGTCATGATGACCGTGGTGTCGGTCAAGATGTCTCCGATCGACCGCAGCGATGCGGCGTTCGAACTGCGCGATCCCTATATCCGGGCCACCATGCCATCCGCGCAGACGGCGGCTGCGTTCCTGACGCTGATCAACAGGACCGGACAGGACGACCGTCTGGTGGGGGCGCAGTCGGATATTGCGGCAAAAGTCGAATTCCACCGCCATGAAGAGGACGCCGCCGGCGTCATGCGCATGTCGCGGATCGAAGGCGGTATCGATATCGCAGACGGCGAGAGCCACCTCTTTGACCGTGGCGGTGATCATCTGATGTTCACCGGCCTCACCGCGCCGCTTGAGCAGGGGGCGACCGTCAACGTCACCCTGACGTTTGAAAACGCCGGTGATGTAGTCATCGAGATTCCCGTCGATCTGGACCGCTAG
- a CDS encoding NAD-dependent deacylase: MPNIVILTGAGISAESGIETFRADTGLWAQHDVEDVATPEGFARDPALVVNFYNARRKAAAAAAPNAAHEALARLETHNVGDVLVVTQNVDALHERAGSTNLIHMHGTLDTALCAACGHRWPAPAEMAPADRCPDCAAPAARPDIVWFGEMPYQMDRIFDALSRADIFAAIGTSGNVYPAAGFVAEAARAGAQTVEINLERSLVGSQFDEVRLGPATRTVPEWVDQLLERG; the protein is encoded by the coding sequence ATGCCCAATATCGTTATTCTGACCGGTGCAGGTATCTCCGCTGAAAGCGGGATCGAGACATTCCGCGCCGATACCGGCCTCTGGGCGCAGCACGATGTCGAAGACGTGGCGACCCCCGAAGGTTTCGCCCGCGACCCTGCGTTGGTGGTGAATTTCTACAACGCGCGGCGCAAGGCCGCCGCCGCCGCCGCGCCCAATGCCGCCCACGAGGCGCTAGCGCGGCTGGAGACGCATAACGTCGGTGACGTGCTGGTCGTCACCCAGAATGTCGATGCCCTTCACGAAAGGGCCGGCAGCACGAATCTGATCCACATGCACGGGACGCTGGACACGGCCCTGTGCGCCGCCTGCGGCCACCGCTGGCCGGCCCCCGCCGAAATGGCCCCGGCGGATCGCTGCCCCGATTGCGCAGCACCCGCCGCGCGGCCCGATATCGTCTGGTTCGGCGAGATGCCCTACCAGATGGACCGCATCTTCGACGCGCTTTCGCGGGCCGATATCTTTGCCGCGATCGGCACATCCGGCAACGTCTACCCTGCCGCGGGTTTCGTCGCCGAGGCCGCGCGCGCGGGCGCGCAGACAGTCGAGATCAACCTTGAACGCTCTCTCGTCGGATCGCAGTTCGACGAAGTACGCCTCGGGCCCGCGACGCGCACGGTGCCCGAATGGGTGGACCAGCTTCTCGAACGCGGCTAG
- a CDS encoding LysR family transcriptional regulator, whose product MHIKGISLRGLEVFEALARSGSVAQAAQETGLSQPAVSQQMRNLEKALGTKLVDHSRRPMRLTPSGKSFLRRAAAALSELRLATAEVSVMDLAHLSDLSLGIIDDFDDDLTPRLALILAESLQGCRFRMLTDASHSLLEMVSTDKLHMAIAARAAPASDRLVEYKLANDPFILITPAEHPYDPATLLRGAASLPFLRYSSEQLIAQQIESYLKLEGATLPARFEIGSHLALMAMVARGIGWAITTPAGFMRAARFHDRLIAQPLPGSGAARQISLFTAPDWSGEVPSDIAQAMRGLMDRRMIVPALEKLPWLDGAFHLS is encoded by the coding sequence ATGCACATCAAAGGGATCAGTCTGCGCGGGCTCGAGGTCTTCGAGGCGCTTGCCCGTTCGGGCTCTGTCGCGCAGGCGGCGCAGGAAACCGGCCTCAGCCAGCCTGCGGTCAGCCAGCAGATGCGCAACCTTGAAAAGGCGCTCGGCACGAAACTGGTCGATCACTCGCGCCGCCCGATGCGCCTGACGCCCTCCGGCAAAAGCTTTCTGCGGCGCGCGGCGGCGGCGCTGTCGGAACTGCGGCTGGCGACAGCCGAGGTCAGCGTGATGGACCTTGCGCATCTGAGCGATCTCAGCCTCGGGATCATCGACGATTTCGACGACGACCTGACACCGCGCCTCGCCTTGATCCTTGCCGAAAGCCTGCAAGGCTGCCGCTTCAGGATGCTGACCGACGCCAGCCACAGCCTTCTCGAGATGGTATCGACGGACAAGCTGCACATGGCGATTGCCGCGCGTGCCGCCCCCGCCTCGGACCGTCTGGTGGAATACAAGCTGGCCAACGATCCGTTCATCCTGATTACCCCGGCCGAACATCCCTACGATCCCGCCACGTTGCTGCGCGGGGCGGCCAGCCTGCCCTTCCTGCGCTACTCCTCCGAGCAGCTGATCGCCCAGCAGATCGAAAGCTATCTCAAGCTTGAAGGCGCGACCCTGCCTGCCCGGTTCGAGATCGGCAGCCATCTGGCGCTGATGGCGATGGTCGCGCGCGGGATCGGCTGGGCCATCACCACCCCCGCAGGCTTCATGCGGGCGGCCCGTTTCCACGACCGGCTGATCGCGCAACCCCTGCCCGGCAGCGGTGCGGCGCGCCAGATCTCCCTGTTTACCGCACCGGACTGGAGCGGCGAGGTCCCCTCCGACATCGCACAGGCGATGCGCGGCCTGATGGACCGGCGGATGATCGTTCCCGCACTCGAAAAACTGCCGTGGCTGGACGGCGCGTTCCACCTGTCCTGA
- a CDS encoding carbon-nitrogen hydrolase family protein, which produces MRIATAAYPLDVLTSWSQYEDKLSTWVAGAAGQGADLLVFPEYGAMELATLDGLEVAGDLERSLFAVSDKIAEADALHQRLAAAHGVHIVAASAPVATPTRPVNRARLITPTGQIGVQDKQIMTRFERDIWGVIGGGPLQVFDTALGRIGILICYDCEFPLLARALQSCDVIAVPSVTETLAGYWRVRIGAMARALENQCVTAMSSVVGDADWSEALGTSYGAGGIYGPPDTGFPATGVLAAGEINVPVWTYADVDPAVIANVRADGTVLNRAHWIEQDGRDDPATNVMLR; this is translated from the coding sequence ATGAGAATCGCAACAGCCGCCTATCCGCTCGATGTCCTGACGTCCTGGTCACAGTACGAGGACAAGCTGTCGACCTGGGTGGCCGGGGCGGCGGGGCAGGGCGCGGATCTGCTGGTCTTTCCCGAATACGGTGCGATGGAGCTGGCCACCCTCGACGGGCTGGAGGTTGCGGGCGATCTGGAGCGGTCGCTCTTCGCGGTGTCCGACAAGATCGCCGAGGCGGATGCGCTGCACCAGCGGCTGGCAGCGGCGCACGGGGTGCATATCGTCGCGGCCTCTGCGCCGGTGGCAACACCCACGCGGCCTGTGAACCGCGCGCGGCTGATCACGCCGACGGGGCAGATCGGTGTGCAGGACAAGCAGATCATGACCAGATTCGAGCGTGACATCTGGGGTGTCATCGGCGGCGGCCCCTTGCAGGTATTCGATACCGCGCTGGGGCGGATCGGTATCCTGATCTGCTACGATTGCGAATTTCCCTTGTTGGCCCGTGCGTTGCAAAGCTGCGATGTCATCGCTGTCCCGAGTGTGACCGAAACGCTGGCCGGTTACTGGCGCGTGCGCATCGGGGCCATGGCGCGCGCGCTGGAAAACCAGTGCGTCACGGCGATGTCATCGGTTGTTGGCGATGCGGACTGGTCCGAGGCGCTGGGCACCTCTTACGGAGCGGGCGGCATATACGGCCCGCCCGACACCGGGTTCCCCGCGACAGGAGTTCTGGCCGCGGGCGAGATCAACGTCCCCGTCTGGACCTACGCCGATGTGGATCCCGCGGTGATCGCCAATGTGCGCGCGGACGGAACCGTCCTGAACCGCGCCCACTGGATCGAACAGGACGGGCGCGACGATCCGGCGACAAATGTGATGCTGCGATGA
- the infA gene encoding translation initiation factor IF-1: protein MAKEDTLEFPGVVKELLPNATFRVELENGHEIIAHTAGKMRKNRIRVLAGDKVQVEMTPYDLTKGRINYRFK, encoded by the coding sequence ATGGCCAAGGAAGATACGCTCGAATTTCCCGGTGTTGTGAAGGAACTCCTGCCTAACGCGACATTTCGGGTCGAGCTTGAGAACGGCCATGAGATCATCGCGCATACGGCAGGCAAGATGCGCAAGAACCGGATTCGCGTTCTGGCAGGTGACAAGGTGCAGGTCGAGATGACCCCCTATGACCTGACCAAGGGACGGATCAACTACCGCTTCAAATAA
- a CDS encoding Maf family protein, with the protein MKFILGSGSPRRRELLAQIGVVPDDIRAPDIDETPHPNEQPRPYCNRITAAKVAAVQAAPDDIVLCADTTVALGRRIMGKPQDVAEAEAFLRLLSGRRHRVITAVAVRRGAQVWQRDVVSTVRMKVLSDTDLRGYLDTGDWQGKAGGYAIQGPAGALIPWISGSFTGIVGLPLCETAGLLQAAGYPLKGEDR; encoded by the coding sequence ATGAAATTTATCCTCGGATCAGGATCGCCGCGCCGGCGCGAATTGCTGGCGCAGATCGGTGTCGTGCCGGATGACATACGTGCACCCGACATCGACGAGACGCCGCATCCGAACGAACAGCCCCGCCCCTACTGCAACCGCATCACAGCCGCCAAGGTCGCGGCGGTGCAAGCCGCGCCGGACGATATCGTGCTCTGCGCCGATACCACCGTGGCGCTGGGCCGGCGCATCATGGGAAAACCGCAGGATGTGGCCGAGGCCGAGGCCTTTCTGCGGCTGCTGTCGGGCCGCCGCCACCGCGTGATCACGGCCGTCGCCGTACGGCGCGGCGCACAGGTCTGGCAGCGGGACGTGGTCAGCACCGTGCGCATGAAGGTGCTGTCCGACACGGATCTGCGCGGCTATCTGGACACCGGCGACTGGCAGGGCAAAGCGGGCGGATACGCGATACAGGGACCGGCAGGCGCTTTGATCCCGTGGATTTCGGGGTCGTTCACCGGCATCGTCGGATTGCCGCTTTGCGAAACAGCCGGATTGCTGCAAGCTGCCGGATACCCGCTGAAGGGAGAGGACCGATGA
- a CDS encoding ribonuclease E/G, whose product MKGRTIILDHLGDVEAAALMVDGALDDLLIDTGDAPRVGTVYRAVADRPVKGQGGMFLKTPDGSAFLRQVKGLAPGQTLLVQVTGFAEEGKAIPVTQKLLFKSRYAIVTPEAPGLNVSRAIRDEAERDRLLEIAHDTMGDAEYGLILRSSCEGAAAEEVSEDIVTMLSLADAVLSDDATEMEVLAEGDGPHTLAWREWTTKAEVVTEPGGFEEHGVLDALDALRADRVSLGGGSSMYVEPTRALTAVDVNTGTDASLAAGIKANMSCARALPRALRLRGIGGQIVIDLAPMPKKDRRPFETALRAAFKSDDVETTLVGWTPLGHFELQRKRARMLLSEVIE is encoded by the coding sequence ATGAAAGGTCGCACGATTATTCTTGACCACCTCGGCGATGTCGAAGCTGCCGCCCTGATGGTGGATGGCGCGCTCGACGATCTGCTGATCGACACCGGCGATGCGCCGCGCGTCGGCACCGTCTACCGTGCCGTTGCGGACCGTCCGGTCAAGGGGCAGGGGGGGATGTTTCTGAAAACTCCCGATGGCTCCGCGTTCCTGCGGCAGGTGAAGGGGCTTGCGCCCGGCCAGACTCTGCTGGTTCAGGTCACAGGCTTCGCCGAAGAGGGCAAGGCCATTCCCGTCACCCAAAAGCTTCTCTTTAAGAGCCGCTACGCCATTGTCACGCCCGAAGCGCCCGGCCTGAACGTCAGCCGCGCGATCCGCGACGAGGCGGAGCGGGACCGCCTGCTCGAAATCGCGCATGACACCATGGGAGACGCCGAATACGGGCTGATCCTGCGGTCAAGCTGTGAAGGGGCAGCGGCCGAGGAGGTCTCGGAAGATATCGTTACGATGCTTTCGCTTGCCGATGCTGTCCTGTCCGATGACGCCACCGAAATGGAGGTCCTCGCGGAAGGCGACGGCCCGCACACGCTTGCCTGGCGTGAATGGACCACAAAGGCCGAGGTCGTGACCGAACCCGGCGGCTTCGAGGAGCACGGGGTTCTGGACGCGCTGGACGCGTTGCGCGCGGACAGGGTATCGCTCGGCGGCGGGTCGTCCATGTACGTCGAGCCGACCCGCGCCCTGACAGCCGTCGATGTGAATACCGGAACCGACGCTTCGCTGGCCGCGGGGATCAAGGCGAACATGTCCTGCGCCCGCGCCCTGCCGCGTGCGCTGCGTCTGCGGGGGATCGGCGGGCAGATCGTCATCGATCTTGCCCCGATGCCCAAGAAAGATCGCCGCCCCTTTGAGACGGCCCTGCGTGCGGCGTTCAAGTCGGATGACGTGGAGACGACGCTGGTCGGATGGACGCCGCTGGGCCATTTCGAACTGCAGCGCAAGCGCGCCCGCATGCTGCTGAGCGAGGTGATCGAATGA
- a CDS encoding DNA gyrase inhibitor YacG, translated as MTCPICDAETDRKYRPFCSRRCADIDLAKWFSGAYATPSRDPEDIEKALEELEKAPDTKPH; from the coding sequence ATGACCTGCCCGATCTGTGACGCCGAGACCGACCGCAAATACCGTCCCTTCTGCTCGCGCCGCTGCGCGGATATCGACCTTGCCAAATGGTTCAGCGGCGCTTATGCCACGCCGTCGCGCGACCCGGAAGACATTGAAAAAGCGCTTGAGGAGCTTGAAAAGGCGCCTGACACGAAGCCGCACTGA
- a CDS encoding molybdopterin-dependent oxidoreductase translates to MMRIKRAFWTGLLALLLAAPSLSHAQDILTVTTADRTESFTLEEILAMPQTTVVTKNDYVDETTIFQGPSLRSVLQEMDITQDAALEMTALNDFSSQVPAADAFEYDVILAVLLNGERMSVRDKGPIWVIYPMDDNPELHDEIYNDRLVWQLKSISVD, encoded by the coding sequence ATGATGCGAATTAAGAGAGCCTTTTGGACCGGACTGCTTGCTTTGCTGCTTGCGGCTCCTAGCTTGAGCCATGCGCAGGATATACTGACCGTTACGACGGCGGATCGAACAGAGAGTTTCACCCTCGAAGAAATTCTCGCGATGCCGCAAACGACTGTTGTGACGAAAAACGATTACGTTGACGAAACGACTATCTTCCAAGGGCCGAGTTTGCGCTCAGTGCTTCAGGAGATGGATATTACCCAAGATGCGGCTCTGGAAATGACCGCGCTTAACGATTTTTCTTCCCAAGTGCCGGCTGCAGACGCCTTTGAGTATGACGTCATTTTGGCGGTCTTGCTGAACGGTGAAAGGATGTCGGTTCGTGACAAAGGACCGATTTGGGTAATCTACCCGATGGACGACAATCCTGAACTTCATGACGAGATCTACAATGATAGGCTGGTATGGCAGTTAAAGAGCATCTCCGTCGACTAA
- a CDS encoding sensor histidine kinase, protein MAVKEHLRRLSPYGKFIRGLLLLLFIGAAVFGIVVISKLDDGVQKIHTAEQSDPLWVASQLQFELLRLENALGEYALGSKSAADVAMRFDIAWSRINVLQKGELPQLVDSFQVDDRVVGNLEVTFERLEPVIQGLNTESLTGAERIERVESILFALEDYDLLIREFLVTLSQAKSGAMAEFRSGLLTLSDTVAYLSLTILALLGIFIFLLMLELRTAKHAENEMRQLAQEASSAVRMKMNFMSIVSHELRTPLTSIIGGLALLKRRVADTMKDEAALNLLDVACRNGDRLLALVNDILDAQALAEGQVKVDRKPVDLNTIVASAVESCQAYGDKNNVSYLVKTPDEELKSLTDSARVSQVLVNLISNATKFTRSGDVVSISLEKMGQKARIEISDNGVGIPIDAQGDIFTPFHQVNPGTTGAIKSSGLGLSITKQLIDLLGGKMGFRSVEKKGSTFWIELDLLSNASATQARA, encoded by the coding sequence ATGGCAGTTAAAGAGCATCTCCGTCGACTAAGCCCTTACGGGAAATTTATCCGTGGACTGCTCCTTTTATTGTTTATCGGCGCAGCGGTTTTCGGGATCGTTGTGATTTCCAAACTGGACGACGGGGTCCAGAAAATTCACACTGCCGAGCAGAGTGACCCTTTGTGGGTTGCCTCGCAATTGCAGTTTGAATTGCTGAGGCTCGAGAATGCTCTCGGCGAATATGCACTCGGGTCCAAATCGGCGGCAGATGTGGCCATGCGGTTTGACATCGCATGGAGCCGGATCAATGTCCTCCAGAAGGGCGAGCTGCCGCAGCTTGTCGACAGCTTCCAAGTCGATGACCGCGTTGTCGGGAATCTTGAGGTCACTTTCGAACGCTTGGAACCTGTAATTCAAGGCCTCAACACGGAAAGCCTCACCGGGGCAGAACGAATTGAGAGGGTTGAATCCATTCTGTTTGCGCTGGAAGACTATGATCTCTTGATCCGGGAGTTTCTTGTGACTCTCTCGCAGGCAAAATCCGGGGCCATGGCGGAGTTCAGATCCGGCCTTCTCACGCTGTCCGATACGGTGGCATATCTCAGTCTTACAATTCTGGCCCTTTTGGGTATTTTTATCTTTTTGCTCATGCTTGAGCTTAGGACTGCCAAGCATGCCGAAAACGAGATGCGCCAGCTCGCTCAAGAAGCGTCATCGGCTGTCCGAATGAAAATGAATTTTATGAGCATCGTCAGTCACGAATTAAGGACGCCACTGACTTCCATCATTGGCGGCTTGGCTTTGTTGAAACGCCGAGTTGCAGATACGATGAAGGATGAAGCCGCGCTCAATCTGCTTGATGTCGCATGCCGCAATGGAGATCGGCTTCTCGCACTGGTCAATGACATCTTGGACGCGCAGGCTTTGGCAGAGGGTCAAGTGAAGGTTGATCGCAAACCAGTTGACCTGAATACAATCGTGGCTTCGGCAGTCGAAAGCTGCCAGGCTTACGGTGACAAAAATAACGTCAGCTATCTGGTGAAAACGCCGGACGAAGAGTTGAAAAGCCTGACAGACAGCGCCCGGGTCAGCCAGGTTCTGGTCAATTTGATTTCCAACGCTACAAAATTTACACGCTCGGGTGATGTCGTATCAATCAGTCTGGAAAAGATGGGCCAGAAGGCGCGGATAGAGATCAGCGACAACGGGGTAGGGATCCCCATCGACGCGCAAGGTGACATCTTCACTCCCTTCCATCAGGTCAACCCGGGCACCACGGGTGCCATCAAGAGCAGCGGGTTGGGTCTGAGTATTACGAAGCAGCTGATTGACCTTCTCGGCGGAAAGATGGGGTTCAGGTCGGTCGAAAAAAAGGGCTCAACCTTTTGGATCGAGTTGGATCTGCTGTCCAATGCCTCCGCAACCCAAGCAAGGGCATGA
- a CDS encoding NADH:flavin oxidoreductase has protein sequence MTTGHQKLFDAVQIGDQTTKNRLGVAPMTRVTATEDGHATETMARYYERFARGGFGLVITEGIYTDQAHAQGYLFQPGLTDMAQARAWQPVVKAIQSNGALALAQLMHAGGISQGNRFRDFNVAPSAVQPKGEQMAFYRGEGLYPQPREIDDAQIKEAIDGFAESARRAVEISGFDGVEIHGANGYLLDQFLTDYTNTRSDQYGGSTENRVRLTLEVIGAVRAAIGNAVPLGVRISQGKVNDNVHKWAGAEKDAEIIFGSLADAGVDYIHVTEFEAWQPAFGEGPSLAHFAKKYAPNTVILANGSLHDVAKAEEVLQQGADVVTLGRGALANPDFPARIAQSAQLRDFDPAVLGPIAYVKESELEL, from the coding sequence ATGACCACAGGACATCAGAAATTGTTCGATGCCGTCCAGATCGGCGACCAGACCACCAAGAACCGCCTTGGGGTGGCTCCGATGACCCGCGTGACCGCGACCGAGGATGGTCACGCCACCGAAACAATGGCGCGCTACTATGAACGCTTCGCGCGCGGCGGGTTCGGACTTGTTATCACGGAAGGGATCTACACCGATCAGGCGCATGCCCAAGGGTATCTTTTCCAGCCGGGTCTGACGGACATGGCACAGGCGCGCGCCTGGCAGCCGGTCGTGAAGGCCATCCAAAGTAACGGAGCGCTGGCACTTGCGCAATTGATGCACGCTGGCGGCATCTCTCAGGGAAACCGCTTCAGAGATTTCAATGTGGCTCCGTCTGCCGTTCAGCCCAAAGGGGAGCAAATGGCCTTCTACCGGGGCGAGGGCCTATACCCACAGCCGCGGGAAATCGACGATGCCCAAATCAAGGAAGCTATCGACGGCTTTGCTGAATCAGCCCGTCGTGCCGTCGAGATTTCCGGCTTCGACGGTGTGGAAATCCACGGGGCCAATGGCTACCTGCTCGATCAATTCCTGACGGATTACACCAACACCCGCTCGGATCAATATGGTGGCTCCACCGAAAACCGCGTGCGCCTGACGCTTGAAGTGATCGGTGCAGTTCGAGCTGCAATCGGGAATGCCGTGCCCTTGGGTGTGCGTATTTCTCAGGGCAAGGTGAACGACAACGTCCACAAGTGGGCCGGGGCCGAGAAGGACGCGGAGATCATCTTCGGATCTCTGGCGGATGCCGGCGTCGACTACATCCACGTCACCGAGTTCGAGGCCTGGCAACCCGCATTCGGAGAGGGTCCGAGCTTGGCTCATTTCGCAAAGAAATATGCCCCGAACACTGTAATCCTGGCAAACGGCAGCCTGCATGACGTTGCCAAGGCGGAAGAAGTGCTGCAGCAGGGTGCCGATGTGGTGACACTTGGCCGGGGTGCGTTGGCCAATCCCGACTTCCCTGCCCGCATCGCGCAATCGGCACAGCTGCGCGATTTCGATCCTGCCGTCCTTGGCCCCATCGCTTACGTCAAGGAGAGCGAGCTGGAGCTCTGA
- a CDS encoding LysR family transcriptional regulator, with amino-acid sequence MDIDSVSLFRTIATLGTLSAAGRKLGLPAMTVSRRLASLEDELGVRLFHRTTRSVSLTPEGEVFLPYASNLIETHEAAIAAVAIGESGLRGVLKVTAPNLIGRSIIVPALTRLMTDNPSLKVDVTLSDAIVDIVGSGLDLAIRVSPLASSELVATQLASNPRILCASPEYIRRFGKPLTTGDLASHLCLTLHGMPSWPVESNGETRTIRVEGPFATSSIEAVRAACLEGAGIGMMTYWDVWECLENGSLERIELSDATLRDLGIWAVYPTRQQLPKRIRALIDQLKAHFATWQMP; translated from the coding sequence ATGGATATAGACAGTGTTTCCTTGTTCAGAACGATTGCAACGCTCGGCACGCTTTCGGCGGCGGGAAGGAAACTGGGCCTACCGGCGATGACAGTCAGCCGTCGCCTTGCCAGCCTCGAAGACGAACTTGGCGTGCGCCTGTTCCATCGCACCACACGATCGGTATCGCTGACACCCGAAGGCGAGGTGTTCCTGCCCTACGCCTCGAACCTTATTGAGACACATGAAGCTGCTATCGCCGCCGTGGCAATCGGCGAAAGCGGCTTGCGGGGAGTGCTGAAGGTGACGGCACCCAACCTCATCGGACGCTCGATTATCGTTCCCGCGCTGACCCGGCTTATGACGGACAACCCCTCGCTGAAAGTCGATGTCACACTGTCCGATGCGATCGTGGATATTGTCGGCTCTGGTCTGGACCTCGCAATCCGGGTGTCGCCACTGGCATCTTCTGAACTGGTCGCAACACAGCTTGCTTCCAATCCCCGCATCCTATGCGCATCGCCGGAATACATCCGGCGCTTCGGAAAGCCTTTGACGACCGGCGATCTTGCTTCTCATCTCTGCCTGACGCTGCACGGAATGCCATCCTGGCCCGTCGAGTCGAACGGAGAGACCAGAACGATCCGCGTAGAGGGGCCTTTCGCGACAAGCAGCATCGAGGCCGTGAGGGCGGCGTGCCTCGAAGGTGCTGGCATAGGCATGATGACCTATTGGGATGTCTGGGAGTGTCTTGAAAATGGCAGCCTCGAACGGATTGAACTGTCGGATGCAACGCTGCGCGACCTCGGCATATGGGCGGTCTATCCCACACGCCAGCAGCTTCCGAAACGGATCCGCGCGTTGATAGATCAGCTCAAGGCACATTTCGCCACTTGGCAAATGCCGTAG